A window of Cellulomonas fimi contains these coding sequences:
- a CDS encoding YtxH domain-containing protein, whose translation MKGKVVFAVGVGLGYVLGTRAGRGQFEKIKGWANDVWQDPRVQGYVQDVESQATAFAKQQGVALKDKAVEAARSAVAGNAPWRSSTTPEADDPAPDIIAGEPIIDADDARTRTP comes from the coding sequence ATGAAGGGCAAGGTCGTGTTCGCCGTCGGCGTCGGGCTCGGGTACGTGCTCGGGACCCGTGCAGGACGGGGTCAGTTCGAGAAGATCAAGGGCTGGGCGAACGACGTCTGGCAGGACCCGCGCGTCCAGGGCTACGTCCAGGACGTCGAGAGCCAGGCGACCGCGTTCGCCAAGCAGCAGGGTGTGGCGCTCAAGGACAAGGCCGTCGAGGCCGCGAGGTCCGCCGTCGCGGGCAACGCACCCTGGCGGTCGTCCACGACGCCGGAGGCCGACGACCCGGCCCCCGACATCATCGCCGGCGAGCCGATCATCGACGCCGACGACGCCCGCACCCGCACCCCCTGA
- a CDS encoding gluconokinase: protein MGVQHVVVMGVSGTGKTTIGRLVAEALDVPFVEGDDLHPPANVEKMAAGVPLTDADRGPWLRLVAAAMTEHAEAGRGTVVACSALRRAYRDVLRGAQGRVRFVHLAVPDEELGRRMAGRRGHFMPASLLESQLATLEPLGEDEDGLRLPVHRDPAQTAAAVVEALGA, encoded by the coding sequence GTGGGCGTGCAGCACGTCGTGGTGATGGGCGTGTCGGGGACGGGCAAGACGACGATCGGGCGGCTCGTCGCCGAGGCGCTCGACGTCCCGTTCGTCGAGGGCGACGACCTGCACCCCCCGGCCAACGTCGAGAAGATGGCCGCGGGCGTGCCGCTGACCGACGCGGACCGCGGCCCGTGGCTGCGGCTCGTCGCGGCCGCGATGACCGAGCACGCCGAGGCCGGCCGCGGGACCGTCGTCGCGTGCTCCGCGCTGCGGCGGGCGTACCGGGACGTGCTGCGCGGGGCGCAGGGCCGTGTGCGGTTCGTGCACCTCGCGGTCCCCGACGAAGAGCTCGGGCGGCGGATGGCCGGGCGGCGCGGTCACTTCATGCCCGCGTCGCTCCTGGAGTCGCAGCTCGCGACGCTCGAACCGCTGGGCGAGGACGAGGACGGCCTCCGGCTCCCGGTCCACCGCGACCCGGCGCAGACGGCCGCCGCCGTCGTCGAGGCGCTCGGGGCCTGA
- a CDS encoding MFS transporter — MSVLVDTTPLRVSPAFRRLWWGLSVSNLGTQLTVVAVGLQVYDLTGSTFSVGVLGVCALVPLVVFGLYGGAIVDHYDRRRVALVASLVAWTVVLGLAVQAYLGNEHVALLYALVAVQSAAGAVNSPARTAIIPRLLDPTLLPAANALQTTGWNVALTVGPLLGAGLVAAFDYAAAYTLDAVLFTFALAALLRLPPVPPEPSSARRARVGLGSVVDGLRYLGTQRNVRMTFAVDLVAMITASPRVLFPAVALLYLGGGETTTGVVSAAVAVGAVLAGLFSGALVHVRWQGRIITLAIVVWGLAIAGFGAVLVSVDATRPDQVLWGALALAVLTLVVAGAADAISSVFRQSILQTATPDDMRGRLQGVFVVVVAGGPRLGELLLGGLATRVGEGWTAVVGGLTCVVLVTLLVRAQRTFWHYDAHHPTP; from the coding sequence ATGTCCGTCCTCGTCGACACCACACCCCTGCGCGTCAGCCCGGCGTTCCGACGGCTGTGGTGGGGGCTGTCGGTGTCGAACCTCGGCACGCAGCTCACCGTCGTCGCCGTCGGGCTCCAGGTGTACGACCTCACGGGCTCGACGTTCTCCGTCGGCGTCCTCGGCGTGTGCGCGCTGGTCCCGCTCGTGGTGTTCGGGCTCTACGGCGGGGCGATCGTCGACCACTACGACCGCCGCCGCGTCGCGCTCGTCGCGTCGCTGGTCGCCTGGACCGTCGTCCTCGGCCTCGCGGTGCAGGCGTACCTCGGCAACGAGCACGTCGCCCTGCTGTACGCGCTGGTCGCGGTGCAGTCGGCCGCGGGCGCGGTCAACAGCCCGGCACGGACGGCGATCATCCCGCGCCTGCTCGACCCGACGCTGCTCCCGGCGGCCAACGCGCTGCAGACGACGGGCTGGAACGTCGCGCTGACCGTGGGCCCCCTGCTCGGTGCGGGGCTCGTCGCCGCGTTCGACTACGCCGCCGCGTACACCCTCGACGCCGTGCTGTTCACGTTCGCGCTCGCGGCGCTGCTGCGGCTGCCACCGGTCCCGCCGGAGCCGTCGTCGGCGCGACGCGCGCGCGTCGGCCTCGGGTCGGTCGTCGACGGCCTGCGCTACCTCGGCACGCAGCGCAACGTCCGCATGACGTTCGCCGTCGACCTCGTCGCGATGATCACCGCGTCGCCCCGCGTGCTGTTCCCCGCGGTCGCGCTGCTCTACCTCGGTGGCGGCGAGACGACGACGGGCGTGGTCAGCGCGGCCGTCGCGGTCGGCGCGGTGCTCGCGGGCCTGTTCTCCGGAGCCCTGGTGCACGTGCGCTGGCAGGGGCGCATCATCACGCTCGCGATCGTCGTGTGGGGGCTCGCGATCGCGGGGTTCGGCGCGGTCCTCGTGAGCGTCGACGCGACCCGGCCCGACCAGGTGCTGTGGGGCGCGCTGGCGCTCGCGGTGCTCACGCTCGTGGTCGCGGGCGCCGCGGACGCGATCTCGTCGGTGTTCCGGCAGAGCATCCTGCAGACCGCGACGCCCGACGACATGCGCGGACGCCTCCAGGGCGTGTTCGTCGTCGTGGTCGCGGGCGGCCCGCGGCTGGGCGAGCTGCTCCTCGGCGGGCTCGCGACGCGTGTCGGCGAGGGGTGGACGGCGGTGGTCGGCGGCCTGACGTGCGTCGTGCTGGTCACCCTCCTGGTCCGGGCGCAGCGCACGTTCTGGCACTACGACGCCCACCACCCCACCCCCTGA
- a CDS encoding YciI family protein, which produces MTQYAIYFQQNWVGDHPAEWFRSRVEPSTAVVRDMEAAGVLVFAGGLEEDLADAFTADATSGTVTITDGPYVETTEYLGGITVIDVPDVETAKLWAGRVAEGCGWPQEVRVIK; this is translated from the coding sequence ATGACGCAGTACGCCATCTACTTCCAGCAGAACTGGGTCGGGGACCACCCGGCGGAGTGGTTCCGGAGCCGCGTCGAGCCCAGCACCGCGGTCGTCCGTGACATGGAGGCGGCCGGGGTGCTGGTCTTCGCCGGCGGGCTCGAGGAGGACCTGGCCGACGCGTTCACCGCCGACGCGACGAGCGGGACCGTGACGATCACCGACGGCCCCTACGTCGAGACGACCGAGTACCTGGGCGGGATCACCGTGATCGACGTGCCGGACGTCGAGACCGCCAAGCTGTGGGCCGGCCGGGTCGCCGAGGGGTGCGGCTGGCCTCAGGAGGTCCGGGTCATCAAGTAG
- a CDS encoding phosphotransferase family protein has product MTLADETPAAAPDTDVPVDALRAVLAPLGTIAAVERLTGGMFATSYRVTLDDGTRVIVKTAPTATDALLTYEHDLVRSEAHVYRLAEEHPALLMPRVLLTDFTRTDLPSDALVVSHLPGVPLVDVGFGPADEDPRAARAEHELGAYMARLHTAGLPAPDGGFGYPNPAAGLNRRTWRETFTAMVEAVLTDAPRWGVVLPADEVRAALRRHGDVLDDVTSPALVHTDLWAGNLFVEPSTGEIVGVIDPERAFWGDPLHELVGADCHNVGPVNPRVLAGYASVVPGGIDVTSPSAQTRLTLYRTFLTLVLTTEIVPRSFDGEWLPGYRTTLADALRTFLDTLTSDSRRAVAGGAT; this is encoded by the coding sequence GTGACCCTCGCCGACGAGACCCCCGCGGCCGCCCCGGACACCGACGTACCCGTCGACGCGCTGCGCGCCGTGCTCGCACCGCTCGGGACGATCGCCGCCGTCGAGCGCCTGACCGGCGGGATGTTCGCGACGAGCTACCGCGTGACCCTCGACGACGGCACCCGCGTCATCGTCAAGACCGCGCCGACCGCGACCGACGCGCTGCTCACCTACGAGCACGACCTCGTCCGGTCCGAGGCGCACGTCTACCGGCTCGCCGAGGAGCACCCGGCGCTGCTCATGCCGCGCGTGCTGCTCACCGACTTCACGCGCACCGACCTGCCGTCCGACGCGCTCGTCGTGAGCCACCTGCCCGGCGTGCCGCTGGTCGACGTCGGCTTCGGCCCGGCCGACGAGGACCCGCGCGCCGCGCGCGCGGAGCACGAGCTCGGCGCCTACATGGCGCGGCTGCACACCGCGGGCCTGCCGGCGCCCGACGGCGGCTTCGGCTACCCGAACCCCGCGGCCGGCCTCAACAGGCGCACGTGGCGCGAGACGTTCACCGCCATGGTCGAGGCCGTGCTGACCGACGCGCCCCGGTGGGGCGTCGTCCTCCCCGCCGACGAGGTGCGCGCCGCCCTGCGCCGCCACGGGGACGTGCTCGACGACGTCACGTCGCCCGCGCTCGTGCACACCGACCTGTGGGCCGGGAACCTGTTCGTCGAGCCGTCGACCGGCGAGATCGTCGGTGTCATCGACCCCGAGCGCGCGTTCTGGGGGGATCCGCTGCACGAGCTCGTCGGCGCGGACTGCCACAACGTCGGCCCCGTGAACCCGCGCGTCCTCGCGGGCTACGCGAGCGTCGTGCCGGGTGGCATCGACGTGACGAGCCCGTCGGCGCAGACCCGGCTCACGCTGTACCGGACGTTCCTCACGCTCGTCCTCACCACCGAGATCGTGCCCCGGTCCTTCGACGGCGAGTGGCTCCCCGGGTACCGCACGACGCTGGCCGACGCGCTGCGGACGTTCCTCGACACGCTCACGTCGGACAGTCGTCGGGCGGTAGCCGGGGGCGCTACTTGA
- a CDS encoding MFS transporter, producing the protein MLQPYREILSRPGALAFSVAGMVARLQMSMIGIGIVLMISALYDSYGLAGRVSAVYVVAQALCSPQLARLVDRHGQARVMRPAVAVASVGLVTLVVAARADSNPWLLYAAAAVTGAAVGSFGSLVRARWSGVLGGDPRPMHTAYALESTIDEFVFIVGPVLATVLATGVDPAAGLVVPLVALLVGGYWFLALRATEPAPTVAAGGERVRGSVLANPGMVVLALVFVAMGAIFGATDVSTVAFAEESGNTGIAGVILAVFAFGSLIAGLLYGTRHWVRPLHQRFAIGVVVLAVGVSFFVVATNLVVLAAVMFVTGFAIAPTLINGNALVQQLVPPARLTEGLTWVGTSLGVGVSFGSSIAGSRIDADGSHGGFLVVIVSAVLALVATLAAYRTLRPRPDATTADVRVPRAVEDESPSPTAGAAVAACEVADCVDPRGAVPRQRGAADGDVGSAVEHPAPPRPTGVAEDG; encoded by the coding sequence ATGCTCCAGCCCTACCGCGAGATCCTGTCGCGCCCGGGTGCCCTCGCCTTCTCCGTCGCGGGGATGGTCGCGCGCCTCCAGATGTCGATGATCGGGATCGGCATCGTCCTCATGATCTCCGCGCTGTACGACTCCTACGGGCTGGCCGGCCGCGTCTCCGCCGTCTACGTCGTCGCCCAGGCCCTGTGCTCGCCGCAGCTCGCGCGGCTCGTCGACCGCCACGGGCAGGCGCGCGTCATGCGTCCCGCCGTCGCCGTCGCGTCCGTCGGGCTCGTCACGCTCGTCGTCGCGGCCCGCGCCGACAGCAACCCGTGGCTCCTCTACGCCGCCGCCGCCGTCACGGGCGCCGCCGTCGGGTCGTTCGGCTCGCTCGTGCGCGCCCGCTGGTCCGGCGTGCTCGGCGGCGACCCCCGCCCCATGCACACCGCCTACGCGCTCGAGTCGACCATCGACGAGTTCGTCTTCATCGTCGGCCCCGTCCTCGCCACCGTCCTCGCGACCGGTGTCGACCCCGCCGCCGGCCTCGTCGTCCCGCTCGTCGCGCTGCTCGTCGGCGGGTACTGGTTCCTCGCGCTCCGCGCGACCGAGCCCGCCCCGACCGTCGCCGCCGGCGGCGAGCGCGTCCGCGGGTCCGTGCTCGCCAACCCCGGCATGGTCGTGCTCGCGCTCGTCTTCGTCGCGATGGGCGCGATCTTCGGCGCGACCGACGTGTCCACCGTCGCGTTCGCCGAGGAGTCCGGGAACACCGGCATCGCCGGCGTCATCCTCGCGGTGTTCGCGTTCGGGTCGCTCATCGCCGGCCTGCTCTACGGCACGCGGCACTGGGTCCGGCCCCTGCACCAGCGGTTCGCGATCGGCGTCGTCGTCCTCGCCGTCGGGGTGTCGTTCTTCGTCGTCGCGACCAACCTCGTCGTGCTCGCCGCCGTCATGTTCGTCACCGGGTTCGCGATCGCGCCCACGCTCATCAACGGCAACGCGCTCGTCCAGCAGCTCGTCCCGCCCGCGCGCCTCACCGAGGGGCTCACCTGGGTCGGCACGTCGCTCGGTGTCGGCGTCTCCTTCGGCTCGTCGATCGCCGGGTCCCGCATCGACGCCGACGGGTCGCACGGCGGGTTCCTCGTCGTCATCGTGTCCGCCGTCCTCGCGCTCGTCGCGACCCTCGCCGCCTACCGCACGCTGCGCCCCCGCCCCGACGCGACGACCGCCGACGTGCGCGTCCCGCGCGCCGTCGAGGACGAGTCGCCGTCGCCCACCGCCGGTGCCGCGGTCGCCGCGTGCGAGGTCGCCGACTGCGTCGACCCGCGCGGCGCGGTCCCGCGGCAGCGCGGCGCCGCCGACGGCGACGTCGGCAGCGCCGTCGAGCACCCCGCGCCGCCGCGCCCGACGGGCGTCGCCGAGGACGGCTGA
- a CDS encoding GNAT family N-acetyltransferase yields MTDVLVSDAPEAHRFEARDAAGELLGFAVYDVVGRTVVFTHTEVDPRAEGRGVAATLVQAALDAVRESHRDVVALCPYVKAWVARHPEYQDLLHRP; encoded by the coding sequence ATGACGGACGTGCTGGTCAGCGACGCGCCCGAGGCGCACCGGTTCGAGGCCCGCGACGCGGCGGGCGAGCTCCTGGGGTTCGCGGTGTACGACGTGGTGGGCCGGACGGTGGTGTTCACGCACACCGAGGTGGACCCGCGCGCGGAGGGTCGCGGGGTCGCCGCGACGCTCGTGCAGGCGGCGCTGGACGCGGTGCGCGAGAGCCACCGGGACGTCGTGGCGCTGTGCCCGTACGTGAAGGCGTGGGTCGCCCGTCACCCGGAGTACCAGGACCTCCTGCACCGGCCCTGA
- a CDS encoding glycosyltransferase family 2 protein, translated as MFVFVLQLRHMLEGQSEFYLFAVFSTLIWALWLLKVLLSRRYKPYTGEFHGTTSVVVPVVDEPLDLFHDVLSRIVAQQPDEVIVVINGKPNPGLERVSEEFAPLVRWVHTPIPGKRNAVKIGTEMSRGEITVLVDSDTVWTDGTLPELVKPFADANIGGVTTRQRILDPERSWITRWADWLENTRALYSMPAQSALGQVGCLPGRTIAFRRHILIDVMDDFMHEKFMGVFLEVSDDRTLTNLTLKAGYKCVYQYTSLVYTDAPLQVKKLFKQQLRWARGSQYNTLRMLPWMMGHAPVLAIFFVMDIILPFLLVGTIAGWVYRAVSGTGVNLYQAILETYTGLEGWVWVVATMIISSVLSMAIRQIRHLHEKPSDFLRLPIFIIVSTFFLMPVRLLGFLRMAHASGWGTRAGAYAGGDLMEELENAPQAPVDLVDRAPDGVVPSQRSADGTVLTEAPTRVRRATAAAAPAPAPRRRRRLNPLAGIPYVAAVLIFALEALVYV; from the coding sequence ATGTTCGTATTCGTGCTTCAGCTGCGTCATATGCTGGAAGGGCAGTCGGAGTTTTATCTCTTCGCTGTCTTCTCCACGCTGATCTGGGCGTTGTGGCTGCTCAAGGTCCTTCTCTCACGTCGGTACAAGCCGTACACCGGCGAGTTCCACGGCACCACCTCCGTCGTCGTCCCCGTCGTCGACGAGCCCCTCGACCTCTTCCACGACGTGCTCTCGCGGATCGTCGCGCAGCAGCCCGACGAGGTCATCGTCGTCATCAACGGCAAGCCCAACCCGGGCCTCGAGCGCGTCAGCGAGGAGTTCGCGCCGCTCGTCCGCTGGGTCCACACCCCGATCCCGGGCAAGCGCAACGCCGTCAAGATCGGCACCGAGATGTCGCGCGGCGAGATCACCGTGCTCGTCGACTCCGACACCGTCTGGACCGACGGCACGCTCCCCGAGCTCGTCAAGCCGTTCGCCGACGCCAACATCGGCGGCGTCACCACGCGTCAGCGCATCCTCGACCCCGAGCGGTCCTGGATCACCCGCTGGGCCGACTGGCTCGAGAACACCCGCGCGCTCTACTCGATGCCCGCGCAGTCCGCGCTCGGCCAGGTCGGCTGCCTCCCCGGACGCACCATCGCGTTCCGCCGGCACATCCTCATCGACGTCATGGACGACTTCATGCACGAGAAGTTCATGGGCGTCTTCCTCGAGGTCTCCGACGACCGCACGCTCACCAACCTGACCCTCAAGGCCGGGTACAAGTGCGTGTACCAGTACACGAGCCTCGTCTACACGGACGCCCCGCTGCAGGTGAAGAAGCTCTTCAAGCAGCAGCTGCGCTGGGCCCGCGGCAGCCAGTACAACACCCTGCGGATGCTGCCCTGGATGATGGGCCACGCCCCCGTCCTGGCGATCTTCTTCGTGATGGACATCATCCTGCCGTTCCTGCTGGTCGGGACGATCGCCGGCTGGGTGTACCGCGCCGTCTCCGGCACGGGCGTGAACCTCTACCAGGCGATCCTCGAGACCTACACCGGCCTCGAGGGCTGGGTCTGGGTCGTCGCCACGATGATCATCTCGTCGGTGCTGTCCATGGCGATCCGCCAGATCCGCCACCTGCACGAGAAGCCGTCCGACTTCCTGCGGCTGCCGATCTTCATCATCGTCTCGACGTTCTTCCTCATGCCGGTCCGCCTGCTCGGGTTCCTGCGCATGGCGCACGCGTCCGGCTGGGGCACCCGCGCCGGCGCCTACGCCGGCGGCGACCTCATGGAGGAGCTCGAGAACGCCCCGCAGGCGCCCGTCGACCTCGTCGACCGCGCCCCCGACGGCGTCGTCCCGAGCCAGCGCTCCGCCGACGGCACCGTCCTGACCGAGGCACCGACCCGCGTCCGCCGCGCCACCGCGGCCGCCGCACCGGCCCCCGCGCCGCGTCGCCGTCGCCGTCTCAACCCCCTCGCCGGCATCCCCTACGTGGCCGCCGTGCTGATCTTCGCCCTGGAGGCACTCGTCTATGTCTGA
- a CDS encoding glycoside hydrolase family 26 protein, with product MSEHTAHGWWTRAIRPSPRKRLTAAAIALALIAVTVGVWLSPSVDGVVPTRASAEELRLQAENDKLRNSLEAREQEVLDLERSQRKAASERSAAAERGKAKAAEEKAAADAAAQQKAAEEQAAAKAASAAKAATEKKAAAERGKARDRAERAEAALARARAAAATPSSSGPAPEVKPTAPSLAELRQPTARQFGLYTPQAPFSWAEQDAVAAQVGTQPSIVGYFQGWDGNFRADAVTRSWAKGAMPMLTWESRNLATANDVVEEPEWSLKEIINGRYDAYLRQYAADVTALGLPVAIRLDHEMNASWYPWNEQGSGGASVNGNSPGEYVAMWRHVHDVFEAAGANQYVLWVWAPNIVNNLPAANQSLAYTKSLYPGDEYVDWVGLSGYYRPPYRDGQTPTFAWTFDKSLDQLRSITHKPIFLAEIGASESGGQKAAWVTDLFDALAKPENADVVGFAWFNHAVTTISQGERLTNDWRVESRADSLAAFVEGLHDPAAGFALPGGAS from the coding sequence ATGTCTGAGCACACCGCCCACGGCTGGTGGACCCGGGCCATCCGACCGTCCCCCCGCAAGCGGCTGACCGCAGCCGCGATCGCCCTCGCGCTCATCGCCGTCACCGTCGGCGTCTGGCTGTCGCCGTCCGTCGACGGCGTCGTCCCGACCCGCGCCTCCGCCGAGGAGCTGCGGCTCCAGGCGGAGAACGACAAGCTCCGCAACTCCCTGGAGGCCCGCGAGCAGGAGGTCCTCGACCTCGAGCGCTCGCAGCGCAAGGCCGCCTCCGAGCGGTCCGCCGCCGCCGAGCGCGGCAAGGCCAAGGCCGCCGAGGAGAAGGCCGCGGCCGACGCCGCCGCGCAGCAGAAGGCCGCCGAGGAGCAGGCCGCCGCCAAGGCCGCGTCCGCCGCCAAGGCCGCGACCGAGAAGAAGGCCGCCGCCGAGCGCGGCAAGGCGCGCGACCGTGCCGAGCGGGCCGAGGCCGCGCTCGCCCGGGCCCGTGCCGCGGCCGCCACGCCGTCGTCGTCCGGCCCGGCGCCCGAGGTCAAGCCCACGGCCCCGTCGCTCGCCGAGCTCCGGCAGCCGACGGCCCGCCAGTTCGGCCTCTACACCCCGCAGGCCCCGTTCAGCTGGGCCGAGCAGGACGCGGTCGCCGCGCAGGTCGGCACGCAGCCGAGCATCGTCGGCTACTTCCAGGGCTGGGACGGCAACTTCCGGGCCGACGCCGTGACGCGCTCGTGGGCCAAGGGCGCCATGCCCATGCTCACGTGGGAGTCGCGGAACCTCGCGACGGCGAACGACGTCGTCGAGGAGCCCGAGTGGTCCCTCAAGGAGATCATCAACGGCCGCTACGACGCCTACCTGCGGCAGTACGCCGCCGACGTCACGGCCCTCGGTCTGCCCGTCGCGATCCGTCTCGACCACGAGATGAACGCGTCCTGGTACCCGTGGAACGAGCAGGGCTCCGGCGGCGCGTCCGTCAACGGCAACAGCCCCGGCGAGTACGTGGCCATGTGGCGTCACGTGCACGACGTCTTCGAGGCCGCCGGCGCGAACCAGTACGTGCTGTGGGTGTGGGCGCCGAACATCGTCAACAACCTGCCCGCCGCGAACCAGTCGCTCGCCTACACGAAGTCGCTCTACCCGGGTGACGAGTACGTCGACTGGGTCGGACTGTCCGGCTACTACCGGCCGCCGTACCGCGACGGCCAGACGCCGACCTTCGCGTGGACCTTCGACAAGTCGCTGGACCAGCTGCGCTCGATCACGCACAAGCCGATCTTCCTCGCGGAGATCGGGGCGTCGGAGAGCGGCGGCCAGAAGGCCGCATGGGTCACCGACCTGTTCGACGCGCTGGCCAAGCCGGAGAACGCCGACGTCGTCGGGTTCGCCTGGTTCAACCACGCCGTCACCACCATCAGCCAGGGCGAGCGCCTCACCAACGACTGGCGCGTCGAGTCGCGCGCCGACTCCCTCGCCGCCTTCGTCGAGGGTCTGCACGACCCCGCCGCAGGCTTCGCCCTCCCGGGCGGTGCGTCATGA
- a CDS encoding UDP-glucose dehydrogenase family protein — MTEQHTEDLTVADHFPRRVFDADAPAPRISVLGTGYLGATHAVSMAALGMEVVGYDVDPAKVAALQAGKVPFYEPGLPELLEEQLATGRLRFTSDVAEAVAFADVHFVCVGTPQTKTSHAANLSFVEAATTAIAENLTHDALIVGKSTVPVGTGARLRQLVAQKARTDVRVELVWNPEFLREGKAVQDTLHPDRIVMGGTTADSEALLRRVYETPIAEGTPVVVCDLPTAELVKVSANAFLATKISFINAIASVCEAADADVTVLADALGHDVRIGRQFLDAGLGFGGGCLPKDIRALMHRANELGAHQASALLQQVDEINMGQRGRVIDLALEACGGSVLNRRVGVLGAAFKPHTDDVRDSPALNVAAALHLRGAQVTVYDPEAGDTARASFPTLGYATSAEEAVEGADVVLVLTEWDEFVGAEPAKLAALTQNANVIDARGKLDPQRWRQAGWSFRGLGRTAA; from the coding sequence ATGACCGAGCAGCACACCGAGGACCTCACGGTCGCGGACCACTTCCCCCGTCGCGTGTTCGACGCCGACGCCCCCGCCCCCCGCATCTCGGTGCTCGGCACCGGCTACCTCGGCGCCACGCACGCCGTGTCGATGGCCGCGCTCGGCATGGAGGTCGTCGGGTACGACGTCGACCCCGCCAAGGTCGCCGCGCTCCAGGCCGGCAAGGTGCCCTTCTACGAGCCCGGGCTGCCCGAGCTCCTCGAGGAGCAGCTCGCCACCGGCCGCCTGCGCTTCACCTCCGACGTCGCCGAGGCCGTGGCCTTCGCGGACGTGCACTTCGTGTGCGTCGGCACGCCGCAGACCAAGACGAGCCACGCCGCGAACCTGTCCTTCGTCGAGGCCGCCACCACGGCCATCGCGGAGAACCTCACGCACGACGCGCTCATCGTCGGCAAGTCCACCGTGCCCGTCGGCACCGGTGCGCGCCTGCGCCAGCTGGTCGCGCAGAAGGCCCGCACGGACGTCCGCGTCGAGCTCGTGTGGAACCCCGAGTTCCTCCGCGAGGGCAAGGCCGTCCAGGACACGCTGCACCCCGACCGCATCGTCATGGGCGGCACCACCGCCGACTCCGAGGCGCTGCTGCGCCGCGTCTACGAGACGCCCATCGCCGAGGGCACCCCGGTCGTCGTCTGCGACCTGCCCACCGCGGAGCTCGTCAAGGTCAGCGCCAACGCGTTCCTCGCGACCAAGATCTCGTTCATCAACGCGATCGCCTCGGTCTGCGAGGCCGCCGACGCCGACGTGACCGTCCTGGCCGACGCGCTCGGCCACGACGTGCGCATCGGTCGCCAGTTCCTCGACGCCGGTCTCGGGTTCGGCGGCGGCTGCCTGCCGAAGGACATCCGCGCCCTCATGCACCGCGCCAACGAGCTCGGTGCGCACCAGGCGTCCGCCCTGCTCCAGCAGGTCGACGAGATCAACATGGGCCAGCGCGGCCGCGTGATCGACCTCGCCCTCGAGGCGTGCGGGGGCTCCGTGCTGAACCGCCGGGTCGGCGTCCTCGGGGCGGCCTTCAAGCCGCACACCGACGACGTGCGTGACTCGCCGGCCCTCAACGTCGCCGCGGCCCTGCACCTGCGCGGTGCCCAGGTCACCGTGTACGACCCCGAGGCCGGCGACACCGCCCGCGCGTCCTTCCCGACGCTCGGCTACGCGACCTCCGCCGAGGAGGCCGTCGAGGGTGCGGACGTCGTCCTCGTCCTCACCGAGTGGGACGAGTTCGTCGGCGCCGAGCCGGCGAAGCTCGCCGCCCTCACGCAGAACGCGAACGTCATCGACGCGCGCGGCAAGCTCGACCCGCAGCGCTGGCGCCAGGCCGGCTGGTCCTTCCGGGGCCTCGGCCGCACCGCCGCCTGA
- a CDS encoding chloramphenicol phosphotransferase CPT family protein — MPHASGQVDVVVVNGGSSSGKTSLCRALQEALPGLWLTFGVDALVDALPGGGDSPRADITFAPDGTVSVGPDFTAGQDAWYAGLAAMAHHGARLVLDEVLLAGGAGQERVRRALDGLDVVWVGVRCDPDVAAAREAQRPDRTPGMARAQALSVHAGVRYDLEVDTTRRPTPDCAAEIAAALAARTAARG; from the coding sequence ATGCCGCACGCGTCCGGACAGGTCGACGTCGTCGTCGTGAACGGCGGCTCCAGCTCGGGGAAGACCTCGCTGTGCCGCGCTCTCCAGGAGGCGCTCCCCGGTCTGTGGCTGACGTTCGGCGTCGACGCCCTGGTCGACGCCCTCCCGGGCGGCGGTGACAGCCCGCGGGCCGACATCACCTTCGCCCCGGACGGCACGGTCAGCGTCGGCCCCGACTTCACCGCCGGGCAGGACGCCTGGTACGCGGGGCTCGCGGCGATGGCCCACCACGGCGCGCGCCTGGTGCTCGACGAGGTCCTGCTGGCCGGGGGCGCCGGGCAGGAGCGCGTCCGCCGGGCGCTCGACGGGCTCGACGTCGTGTGGGTCGGGGTGCGCTGCGACCCCGACGTCGCTGCCGCGCGCGAGGCGCAACGGCCCGATCGCACGCCCGGCATGGCGCGCGCCCAGGCGCTCAGCGTCCACGCGGGTGTGCGGTACGACCTGGAGGTGGACACGACGCGACGGCCGACGCCCGACTGCGCCGCCGAGATCGCCGCCGCCCTCGCGGCCCGGACGGCCGCGCGCGGGTGA
- a CDS encoding monooxygenase, giving the protein MAHLLFFDFATDGPVGDEAVTAFGGLAADIAAEDGLLWKVWTEDAEAGTAGGAYLFTDRESAQRYLAKHTARLAGFGITDVTTYSRPVNAGLSAITHAPVPD; this is encoded by the coding sequence ATGGCGCACCTGCTGTTCTTCGACTTCGCGACCGACGGGCCTGTCGGGGACGAGGCCGTCACCGCGTTCGGCGGGCTCGCCGCGGACATCGCGGCCGAGGACGGCTTGCTCTGGAAGGTCTGGACCGAGGACGCCGAGGCCGGGACGGCGGGCGGCGCGTACCTGTTCACGGACCGCGAGTCGGCCCAGCGCTACCTCGCGAAGCACACCGCCCGTCTCGCGGGCTTCGGCATCACCGACGTGACGACGTACTCGCGGCCCGTGAACGCCGGTCTCTCCGCGATCACGCACGCACCCGTCCCCGACTGA